The DNA window CCTTCAAAACAGACCTGCATAAATAGCCCATTACTGTCAATTAACTCCAATATTTTGGATTGAAATCATTGATAGATAGGGGATAGTAGAAATACGACACTTTTCAAAAAAGTGGTTAAATCATTTTGCCGTGATTTTTCAATATGTTATATTGCAAAAACAAAATCACATTAATTTATGAAAAAGAATATAGATTTATATAATATAGACGTGCAACCCTGCACATAGAATAGAGTTTCAATCCTATTGAAATTTGTACGAATTCATCTCAGTACAGTCAATAAATTTCTTTAACCCAAATAAGGAAGTTAATAGATCCGACTAAGTACCTGAAAAAAAAAGTCTCAACTCAAACAGGGAGAATATCACCGTAATTACATAAATGAAAAAATAGATATGTATGTTTCAGAAAGACATGGATCATATAAATTCGTCAACAGGAGCAGGAGAAAGTAGCAGTTCATCCACTGTTTTTTCTTCACAACCTGAAAAAGCAGGGGCAAAGACTTTCTTTGATAAGCCAATGCAGAATAACGAAAGATCACTAACAAAAGGGAAGCTATGGAAGAACCAGCCTACTTCAAAAATTTATAATGCTGGTGCGATTTCAGAAAATGAAGTAAATGGGCTGAACAGGTTGGTAAAACTCGAAATAGTTGTTGAAGGCACTTCAATTCGATTCTTCAAGCATTTCAAGCTTGCACAGAGTGCTGTAAAGCATCATAGCTTTGAGTTGACCTTAGCGCACGATACATTAGGAGATGCTGAAAACCACAATCTGGAAGAGGCACAGAATTTCCTTGGAAAAAGGATTACCGTAGTTTTCAGATATAAAGACGTAGAGGAAAGCCCTGAAAGAAATTTTGTCGGGGTTGTGACTGAGGTTGGTTTCAGCCAGGATCAGGGCAGTCTGGGTAATATAGTCCTTATTGGCGAAAGTCCAACAATTTTGTTGGATGCTGCACCCCATACCCAAAGTTTTGGGGGAAGTCAGGAAATTAGTCTCAATAGTATTGCCCAGCAGGTTATAAGCGAAGGGCTTGATCCAAATAAATTTGATTTCAGAGTTGATGCGAAGTACGGGAATGTAAGTTACAGTTCGCAATATGAAGAAACACATTATAACTATTTAGGGCGGATTGCGGAGGCTTATGGAGAACAGTTCTTCTATGATGGGGAGGTATTGCATTTTGGAAAGCTACCTCCGGCTGAAAACCCTGTAAAGCTAGTATATGGAAGGAACCTTAGCGATGTGAAAATAAGGATGAAAGCCCAGCATGTTAAGCCTTCTTTCTACGGTTACAATAGCCGTAAAAATGAGAAATTGACCGGGGGAGATCCCGTTATTAAACATACATCGGATATTGCTCAGCGAGCGTATGAAATCTCTGCTAACACTTTTAAAACTCCTTCATTGCGTATAGCTCCCATAAAGGCCAATTCTTTTTTGGATGTTGAAGCTTCGCAGAAGGGCACGGCTGGCAGCAAGGCTGCCGAAGTATTTGTCACAACTGGCATATCCACTGTACCGTTCCTATATCCAGGATGTATAGCGGACATGGAAATGCGAAAAGCTGAAACCAGCGATACTTCCTATTTTACCCGTTTGTTATTGACGGAAGTCATTCATGAAGTTGATGCAAGGGGCTATTATAGCGGGCGTTTTGAGGCTATTGCAGCTGATTCGGGTTATATCCCCCGACCCGAATTTATAACCCCTAAAGCTGAACCACAATTTGGAAAGGTGGTATCCAACACCGATCCATTAAACCAGGGAAGAGTTCAGGTTCAATTCGACTGGCAACAGGGCAAGGATAGCTCCGAGTTTATCCGCGTAATGTCACCTGATGCAGGTAGCAGTGATGATGTGAAAACCAATAGGGGCTTTATGTCAGTTCCGGAGGTAGGAGATCAGGTGATGGTAAATTTCGTCTATCAGCATCCGGACCGACCGTTTGTGATGGGTGGACTTTTCCACGGTGGCATTGGAGCTGGCGGAGGAACAGGAAACAATATTATGTCTTTCAGTGGAAGGAGTGGAGCAGAACTAAAATATGATAATGGGGCAGGTTCCATGAATCTTAAAGACAAAGGTGGCGCAAATATGCATTTTGATGGGACAGGCAATGCCACAACAGATGCAAATTTAAATCATATTGTCAACGCTGGCAGTACAAGTTCCATCAATGTAGGGGCAAAAGAAAACAGTCCTGCAACTTCGGTATTTGAAATGGATGATGAGGGTAATATCAATTTTAAGGGAAAAAAGAGCCTGACGATCACCATCGGTGGCAGTTCGCTGCAAATGAAAGAAGATGGTACGATCAGCTTGACTGGAAAGGACATCACTGTTACCGGAAGCAACAATCTGGCAATAAATGCCACACCGTCTGAAAAGGGTGGTGGTTCAGGCACGATCGACATCACGGCCAAAGGAGGTGATATTACGATCAGCAATGACAAGAATATAAATGTAAAAGGAGGAATTGAAGTAAAATTGACCTAAGATGGAATATCTAAAAGACCAGGCAATACTGGATTGCGACAAGGGCCTACTGACATCAACATTGATTGTTACTTCCAATCCAAAGATCAAGCTCCGGGAGGGAAAGTTCGCAACTGATAAAGACAATATTGCCGGATTGAATATCCCTCATTTTGGATTGTGCGCAATGAAAGGAATCTGCCGTTTAAATCTTGAACTTTCAGGCGTTCCATTGACATGGATCAAACCGGTACCAAAGATCAAAATATTGGATAAAAAACCATTATCTGATGTATCAAAATGTATATGTCCTTATGGTGGTATTATAAGCTGTAAGAACTCAGGACAACTATAAAAAATTAAATTATGGAGTTAGCAATAGCAGGTGGAGCAAGTGGTTTTTTTGCAAGTGCAACCACCGCAGGAACTTCAATGTCGTGGAATCCCATCGGATGGATAATTCTGGCGGTTGTTGCGATTGCTGCAATCTGGTATTTTTGGGATGATATATGTGATTTTTTCTCAGCGGTAGGTAATGCCGTTGCGGAAACGGCAAAGGTGATCTGGGAATTTGTTTCCAGTCCTGCCATACCTGCTCCGCCTCCAGCAATAGATGACGATTTGCCAAAACCAGTACCTCCTCCAGTAGATATACCCCTTGATGAACCCATTACAGTTCCGATAGCACCGCCGATTACAGTTCCACAGGTCAAGCCTAGAACAAGAAGGCGTGAGAAAGATATATACAATGTTTATGACCTCCATGTTGGAACACCTGGACTAATGCGTAATTACACCTTTGGAGCTGGGTTCGTAAATCAATTTATGATGAGTGGAGCAATCTGGAAATATGGATTAACTTCTTTTAAGTCAGTTTATGCAAGATATTTAGTAATTTTCCAATTATATCATGGTGATAAAGATGAATATATTTTAAATAATCTATCATCAGGAAAATTATTACCTTATGAGTGGTATTTACAGAATGTCAACTATGCAACAGCCAATGCTGAGGAAGTATCTTTGATCGATGCGTACACGGCAACGCATGGTAAACTACCTCCTGGTAACACTTTTAGGGGTTAGTTATTCACACAATTATAAAATTTGAATAATGAATGAGCAAGAAATAGAGAAGTTATTGCAGAAAATAAGCAATCAAAAAATGTTTGGTGAAACAGAAAAGGCTATCGCCAACTTACATATTTTAAATAATGAGTTCCCGAAGGAAAAAAAGTACCTAGCACTTTTGGCAAGCTCCTATCTTGATTCCGATTCCGTGGAAGTGGCAGAGGAATATTGCGCAAAGGCATTGGAAATAGATCCTAATTATCCGGAGGTGTTTGAGCTCAAAGGTCTTATTGCAGAGAAAAAG is part of the Chryseobacterium lactis genome and encodes:
- a CDS encoding type VI secretion system Vgr family protein, whose product is MFQKDMDHINSSTGAGESSSSSTVFSSQPEKAGAKTFFDKPMQNNERSLTKGKLWKNQPTSKIYNAGAISENEVNGLNRLVKLEIVVEGTSIRFFKHFKLAQSAVKHHSFELTLAHDTLGDAENHNLEEAQNFLGKRITVVFRYKDVEESPERNFVGVVTEVGFSQDQGSLGNIVLIGESPTILLDAAPHTQSFGGSQEISLNSIAQQVISEGLDPNKFDFRVDAKYGNVSYSSQYEETHYNYLGRIAEAYGEQFFYDGEVLHFGKLPPAENPVKLVYGRNLSDVKIRMKAQHVKPSFYGYNSRKNEKLTGGDPVIKHTSDIAQRAYEISANTFKTPSLRIAPIKANSFLDVEASQKGTAGSKAAEVFVTTGISTVPFLYPGCIADMEMRKAETSDTSYFTRLLLTEVIHEVDARGYYSGRFEAIAADSGYIPRPEFITPKAEPQFGKVVSNTDPLNQGRVQVQFDWQQGKDSSEFIRVMSPDAGSSDDVKTNRGFMSVPEVGDQVMVNFVYQHPDRPFVMGGLFHGGIGAGGGTGNNIMSFSGRSGAELKYDNGAGSMNLKDKGGANMHFDGTGNATTDANLNHIVNAGSTSSINVGAKENSPATSVFEMDDEGNINFKGKKSLTITIGGSSLQMKEDGTISLTGKDITVTGSNNLAINATPSEKGGGSGTIDITAKGGDITISNDKNINVKGGIEVKLT
- a CDS encoding DUF4280 domain-containing protein, with translation MEYLKDQAILDCDKGLLTSTLIVTSNPKIKLREGKFATDKDNIAGLNIPHFGLCAMKGICRLNLELSGVPLTWIKPVPKIKILDKKPLSDVSKCICPYGGIISCKNSGQL